Below is a window of Hyalangium ruber DNA.
AACGCGGTGGACGGCAACCTCGGCACCCGCTGGGCGGGCCAGGGCGATGGCGCGAACATCACCTTCGACCTGAGCGCCACCCAGAGCGTGCGGTTCATCAAGATCGCCTGGTACCAGGGCAACACCCGCACCACCACCTTCGACGTGCTCGCCGGCGACTCCACGAGCGGCCCTTGGACGACGCTGATCAGCGGAGGCGTGAGCAGCGGGACGACGACCAGCTTCGAGACCTACGACTTCGCCGACATCAACGCCCGCTACGTCCGAATCGTGGGGCACGGCAACAGCTCGGGCAATGGCTGGAACAGCATCAGTGAGGTGGAGCTCTGGGGAGTGGGCAGCACGGCGGGCCAGGTGGCGACGCCCTCGTTCAGCCCCGCCGCCGGGACGTACACCAGCGCCCAGACCGTCACCCTTGGCTCCAGCACGCCCGGCGCCTCCATCCGCTACACCACGGATGGCAGCACGCCGAGCGCCTCCACCGGTACGCTCTACAGCGGCCCGGTGACGATCAGCGCGACGACCACGCTGAAGGCCATCGCCTACCAGAGCGGGCTCACCCCCAGCGCGGTGCGCAGCGGCACGTACACGATTACGGCGAGCTCGGGCGGGCTGGATCCGTCGGCGCCCCCGGGTGACAACTTCGACCTGACGCACTGGAAGCTGACGCTGCCCAGCGCCAGCGAGATCAGCGCGGCCTCACTGAGCAACGGCTATGAACTCGAGGGCACGTTCTTCACGGACCCGGAGACGGGCGGAATAACGTTCCGCTGTCCGAACCTCGCGGACACGACGGCCAACTCCAGCTACTCGCGCACGGAGCTGCGCGAGATGCTCGCTCCGAGTGGCAGCGCGAGCGCCGCCGCCAACAACTGGGTGTTCTCGACCTCCTCCTCGTCCGCCAAGAGCGCCGCGGGCGGCGTGGACGGGACGCTCCGGGCGACGCTCACCGTGGACCACGTCTCCACCACGGGTGAGAGCGGCAAGGTCGGCCGCGTCATCGTCGGGCAGATCCACGGACCGGACAGCGAGCCGATCCGGCTGTACTACCACAAGCGCCCCTCGGACTCGCGCGGCGCCATCTACTTCGCCCACGACACGCCGTCCAACAGCACCAGCTACCACGCCATCATCGGCGATCCGAACAACCTGAACCCCAGCAACGGGGTGCTGCTCGGTGAGAAGTGGAGCTACGAGATCAAGGTCGTCGGCCAGGCCATGACGGTGAAGGTGACGCCCGAGGGCCGCGCGACCGTCACGGCGAACTTCACCCTGGAGTCCGGCTACAACAACCTGAGCATGTACTTCAAAGCCGGCGTCTATAACCAGAACAACACCGGCACGAGCAGCGACTACGTGCAGGCCACGTTCTACTCCGTGACCCACACGCATCCGTAGCTTCCAGGCTTCAGACGGTGAGACCGGCGGCGCGGGCTTCGGCTCGCGCCGTCCGTCTTCGCGAACCCGTCAGGCCGCGACCTTCCCCTCCTGCGGCGGGATGGGCTCCGGAGGAGCGAGCTCCACGGACTTGGGGTAGGGGATCTCCAGGTTGTGGGCGTTGAAGCCCTCCACCAGGAGCAGGTTCAGCATCCGCTTCACCTCGTAGTGACACCCCGGCGCCACCTTGGTCTCGATGCGGACCCGGAGGCAGCTCTCGTCCATGGCCTCGATGCCCATGACCTTGGGCGCCTCCATGGCCTTGCCCGGCAGCAGGTCGGGCAGTGCGGCGCTGATCTCGTTGATGACCCGGAGCGCCTTCCTCAGGTCCGTCTCATACGCGACGCTCATCTCCACCACCGCCAGCGTCCAGCCTCGGCTGTAGTTGATGACGTTCTTCACCTCGCCATTGCGCATGATGTGCAGGCGCCCGAAGCGATCCCGGATGCGGGTGACGCGGGGGGTGATCTCCTCCACCACGCCCTCGGTGTCGCCGATGCGGATGTAGTCCCCGTTGAGGATCTGATCCTCGAACAGGAGGAAGATGCCGTTGAGCAGGTCCTGGACGATGGTCTGGGCGCCGAGGCCCACGGTGAGGCCCACGATGCCGGCGCCCGCGAGGATGGGCGTGGGGTCGATGCCGAAGTCGCTCAGCACCATCATGCAGATGCAGAAGTAGATGACGTACTTGATGATGCTCTGGAGCAACTGGACGAACGTGCTGCGCCGACGCTGCACGTCATCGGCCACGGAGGCGGTCGAGGAGGACAGCAGCCGCGCGACCATGACGCGGCCGAACTCGACCACCACGCTGGCGGCGAAGAACATCGAGACGACGCGGATGAGGACGGGCCCGTAGGGGGCGGCAGGCTCCAGCGCCTGGAACCTGTGGACGATCAGGGTGGCCACCGAGATGTAGGTGATGGCCTCGAGGCTCTTCTGGCCCACGGGGAGCAGGCGCCGCAGGGCGGCGTAGTACTCCTCGAGTGGAGTCCCCTTGCTCTTGTCCTCCCAGGAGGAGACCAGCCGCTCGGAGATGAAGTAGAGCAGACACACCAGCGCGCGGCCGCCGGTGATGAGCAGCAGGATGTAGATGGCGGTGGTGAGCAGCCACTCGACGGCGGACGGCACGCCGATGGCCGCGACCGCCAGACGCACCACGGTGTAGGCGAGCGCGAGGTTGATGACGGAGGGCAGGTAGCCCAGGAGCTTCTCGACATGGATCCGCTGCGCCTCGGGGAGCTGGCGCTCGTGGATCACCCGCTCGACGCGAGCCATCACGCGCCGGCCGCTGCGCTGCAGCGTGTAGAAGCCGATGAGCAGCAGCACCAGCAGGCCCGAGCTGCGTCCCAGGGCCTTGAGCATGTCGGGGGTGATTTCCAGCAGGAGCCGGTCCCACCACGGCTGCAGATCGGCGCTCTGCCAGATGGCGTAGCCGAGCAGCCCGGTGCCGGCGAGGACCAGCCCGAACGAGAGCAGGGCGGCGATGAGCCGTGCCCGCTTGGAGAAGCCCTCGCCAAAGGAGATGAGGGCCTGGATGCCACTGGCCCGGATGCCCTGGCGGACCAGGAAGCTGGAGACGCCGACCACCGTCCAGATGGCGAGCAGCGAGAGAAGGACCGTGGAGCCGACGAGCAGCGCGTTGTTCAGCTCGGGGGTGTCAGCAAAGCGGGAAATCACCATGACGGGGGGTACTCTAGACCCACGCCGCGTCACTTTCACTCCACCCCTGATATCAGGGAGGAGCAGCCGAGCGGGCTGCCGGTGGCCCCTTGCGAGCCGGATCCCAGATGTACTCCTCCGTGGGGATGAGCTTCATGTTCGTGAAGCCGTGGCGTTTGACGAGCGCTGCGAAGCGCTCGGAGACGACGATGTCCCCTTGAAGGCCACGGGGGCGGAACACGTCCTCGCCCTGCCAGGTGCCCGGCTCGAGAACGAAGCCGTGGATGGAGTCCAGACTGGAGTAGCGGCACTCAGCGCAGGTCATGGGCTTCTTGTGGCGCAAGTGGCTCCGAACCTCGTCAACCGCCGCACGCCCAAAGCCTGGGCTCACGACAACGTAAGCTGGCACGGCACCAGGCTTGGGGCCCTTTCGTTTCCGACGCGCGCGCACCACCTCGACGGTGTGGAAGCCGAGCAGTCCGGTCAGGCCTTCCGCTCGAAACGCCTGTGCGAACCGCTCGGAGATGAGCACATCATTCCCAGGCCCCGCCGCGAAGTCGCCAAAACCCTGGCCATGCAACTCCAGCTCGACTCGGTAGGGCGGCAGCCACGTCAGCAAGCCGATGGGCTCACCACATTGTGGGCAACGCGGGGCATCTCCTCGGTTGACAGCTCCAGCCTTATCGAACTGGGTGTCGAGAGGCCCCCACACGTCCGCCTCGAGCACGAAGAAGCGCGGGTCAGGTGGCAGGTCCGAAACCATGGGGAAACCTCTTGAGCATATCCTCGCGGTTGTAGATCTCGCGCAACTTCGCCATGAACTCTGCTGGCGTCGCTCTGCTCTCCCTGCTCAGCCACCGGATGATCTCCAGGTCCACATCGCGGTGCCATTTCTGATAGCCACAGTGCGACTCTTTGTCCTTCGCCTTGGCCACGTAGCGTTCATCCCTTGGCTCGTACAGACCGCGAAGCGTTGGATGCTCCTCCAGCGCCTTGGCGATGGGGCGAGAGATGACGTGGTGGTTCTGCCCTTGGCAGTCGGGAGGCTCGGGGGCGGATTCTCCTTCGGCTTCGGCGGCTTCGGAGAACCTGGCGTCCTCTTCGTCTTGGGCCTGATCTTTGAGCGTCGCCGCCCTGGCTTGCGTAGCACCGTGGAGCGTCTTCACGCCGTTGAGGACTTCGGCGATCCTCGTCGGGGTGACCATACAGCGGTTCGCCGCGGTCAGCGGATCCCTCCAGATGCAGCAACTCTCCGTGTCCCAGCATGAGACTTGAGCCAGGTAGATGGGCTGGCTCGCGTCGGTCGGCTGACTCGTGTCGGCCAGTCGGCTCGCGGTGGAGTGTGCTCCCGAGGAGCAACCCGTCGCGAGGCTCAAAAGCACGACCCACAGACAGAGAAGGCGGAAGAGACCCGCGTCTTTCATTCGCCCCATGCGTGAACTCCTCCCTTCATTTCCTTGATGTACCAAACGATTGGCTTCGTTTCTCTGATGGGAGCCATCGCTCTCCGCCGGGGACAGCGGGCAGGCAAGCAGGCTCCATGTTTCGTGGACGTGCCATGTTGACACCCTCATGGCTGTCAGCGTCTTCGACCTCTTCAAGATCGGTATCGGTCCCTCCAGCTCGCACACCGTCGGCCCCATGCGCGCCGCTCGGACGTTCGCCCTTCAGTTGCGGGAGGAGGGCAAGCTCGAGCGCCTGGCCCGCCTCAAGGTCGAGCTGTTCGGCTCCCTCGGCGCCACGGGCAAGGGCCACGGCAGCGACAAGGCGGTGCTTCTTGGCCTCCAAGGTGAGACTCCCGAGGGTGTCGACGTGGAGTCCATCCCCGCTCGCGTTTCCCGCTGGCAGTCCGAGGGGCGTGTCTCCGTGCTCGGCCTGCGCGAGGTGCCTTTCCGCGAGGGCGAGCAGCTCGTGCTCCACCGCCGCCGCACCCTGCCCTATCACCCCAACGGCATGCGCTTCTCCGCCTGGGACGCCTCCGGTGCCGAGCTCTCCGTTCGCGTCTACTACTCCGTGGGCGGCGGCTTCGTCGTGAACGAGGGCGCCGAGCAAGGCCAGCCTCCCCTCCGCGAGGATGAGACCCGCCAGCGCTTCCCCTTCCGTCTGGCCTCCGAGCTCCTGGCGCACTGTGACCGCGAGCGGCTGTCCATCAGCGCCGTGATGCTCGAGAACGAGAAGGTCTGGCGCTCGGAGGCGGACATCCGCTCCGGCCTGCTACGGGTGTGGGACGTCATGCAGGCCTGCGTGAAGCGGGGCTGCGCCACGTCGGGCATCCTCCCCGGCGGGCTCAAGGTCGAGCGTCGCGCCGCCAAGCTCTACCAGCGCCTGTTGAGCCGCCCCGAGGCGGGGCTCACCAACCCCCTCACCGTGCTCGACTGGGTGAACCTCTACGCCCTCGCCGTGAACGAGGAAAACGCCGCCGGCGGGCGCGTCGTGACGGCGCCCACCAACGGGGCCGCCGGCATCATCCCCGCCGTGCTGCACTACTACTGGCGCTTCGTCCCGGGTGCCGACGAGGGTGGCGTCGTCCGCTTCCTCCTGACCGCCGCCGCCATTGGCGTGCTCTATAAGGAGAACGCCTCCATCAGCGGCGCCGAGGTGGGCTGCCAGGGCGAAGTGGGCAGTGCCTGCTCCATGGCCGCTGGCGCGCTCACCGAGGTGCTCGGCGGCACCCCGCTCCAGGTGGAGAACGCAGCCGAGATCGCCATGGAGCACAACCTGGGGCTCACCTGCGACCCCATCGGCGGGCTCGTCCAGGTGCCCTGCATTGAGCGCAACGCCATGGCCTCCGTGAAGGCCATCAACGCCGCGCGCATGGCGCTCTCGGGCGATGGCACCCACTTCGTGAGCCTCGACAAGGTCATCAAGACCATGCGCGACACCGGCCGAGACATGAAGGACAAGTACAAGGAGACCGCGCGCGGCGGGCTCGCCGTCAATGTCCTGGAGGTGTCCAACCTCAGCGTCGGCCTGCCGGAGTGCTGAAGTCCCAGCAGGCCGTGGCCTACTTCTTCTTCTGCGCCAATTCCTTCCGCGCTTCCTTCATCTTCGCCGCCCAGAACGAAAGGCTATCGAAGATGCCGTTGGCCGCGGCGACGTGCTTGTCATTGAACTGGTACTGGCCCTGCGCGTCCAGGTGCTCCCAGTAGTTCGGCAGCAGGATCTGCTCGCGCAAGTCATACATCTTCACCTCGGCCGCCACGCCCCGCAGGTGCTCGACCGCGCGAGAGCCTCCCGCCAGCGAGCCGTAGCTCACGAAGCTCACCGGCTTGTAGTTCCACTCCACGAACAGGTAGTCGATCGCGTTCTTCAGCACCGGAGAGAAGGAGTGGTTGTACTCGGGCGTGACGAAGATGAACCCGTCTCCCGCCTCGATGGTCGCGGACCACTTCTTCGTGTGCTCGTGCGAGTACTTGTGCTGCGCCGGAGGCGTCGGCTCGTCCAGGAACGGCAGCTTCACCTCCGCCAGGTCGATCAACTCCGTCTCGAAGTCCGTGCGCTTCTTCGCCAACTCGTAGATCCACGTGGCCGGCTGGATGTTGAACCTGCCGGGACGCACCGAGCCAGCAACGACGTAGATCTTGACCATGAGTGTGCCTGTCCGTGGGTCGAGGGTGAGTTGAAACAACGGGTTTGAGTGTAGGCAGCCGCGCACCTTAATATCCGCCGCCATGGGACGCATCTTCGAAACCCGCAAAAGCACGATGATGGCCCGCTGGAACAAGATGGCCAAATTGTTCACGCGGATCAGCAAGGACATCGCCATCGCAGTGAAGGCCGGTGGCCCCAACCCGGACACCAACCCCACCCTGCGTCGCGCGCTGCAGAACGCCCGCGCCGGCAACATGCCCAAGGACAAGGTCGAGGCCGCCATCAAGCGCGCCAGCGGCCAGGACTCCAAGGCCTACGAAGTGGTGCTCTACGAGGGCTACGGGCCCCACGGCATCGCCATCCTCGTGGAGACCGCCACCGACAACGTGGTGCGCACCGTGGCCAACGTCCGCATGCACTTGAAGGACGGCGGCGGCAACCTCGCCACCTCCGGCAGCGTCTCCTACCTCTTCCAGCG
It encodes the following:
- a CDS encoding polysaccharide lyase family 7 protein, which encodes MNLQRPLLLLTLSLLVAVEASAQSATKFSVPGSAVTASTYDAANNAVPTNAVDGNLSTRWAGQGDGANITFDLGAAQSVQFIKIAWHQGDTRTTTFDVLASASPSGPWTTLLNRSVSSGATTSFETYDFADTSARYVRIVGHGNSSGNGWNSITEVELWGAANTLGALPVPGSAVTASTYDTTNNAVPANAVDGNLGTRWAGQGDGANITFDLSATQSVRFIKIAWYQGNTRTTTFDVLAGDSTSGPWTTLISGGVSSGTTTSFETYDFADINARYVRIVGHGNSSGNGWNSISEVELWGVGSTAGQVATPSFSPAAGTYTSAQTVTLGSSTPGASIRYTTDGSTPSASTGTLYSGPVTISATTTLKAIAYQSGLTPSAVRSGTYTITASSGGLDPSAPPGDNFDLTHWKLTLPSASEISAASLSNGYELEGTFFTDPETGGITFRCPNLADTTANSSYSRTELREMLAPSGSASAAANNWVFSTSSSSAKSAAGGVDGTLRATLTVDHVSTTGESGKVGRVIVGQIHGPDSEPIRLYYHKRPSDSRGAIYFAHDTPSNSTSYHAIIGDPNNLNPSNGVLLGEKWSYEIKVVGQAMTVKVTPEGRATVTANFTLESGYNNLSMYFKAGVYNQNNTGTSSDYVQATFYSVTHTHP
- a CDS encoding mechanosensitive ion channel family protein, with amino-acid sequence MVISRFADTPELNNALLVGSTVLLSLLAIWTVVGVSSFLVRQGIRASGIQALISFGEGFSKRARLIAALLSFGLVLAGTGLLGYAIWQSADLQPWWDRLLLEITPDMLKALGRSSGLLVLLLIGFYTLQRSGRRVMARVERVIHERQLPEAQRIHVEKLLGYLPSVINLALAYTVVRLAVAAIGVPSAVEWLLTTAIYILLLITGGRALVCLLYFISERLVSSWEDKSKGTPLEEYYAALRRLLPVGQKSLEAITYISVATLIVHRFQALEPAAPYGPVLIRVVSMFFAASVVVEFGRVMVARLLSSSTASVADDVQRRRSTFVQLLQSIIKYVIYFCICMMVLSDFGIDPTPILAGAGIVGLTVGLGAQTIVQDLLNGIFLLFEDQILNGDYIRIGDTEGVVEEITPRVTRIRDRFGRLHIMRNGEVKNVINYSRGWTLAVVEMSVAYETDLRKALRVINEISAALPDLLPGKAMEAPKVMGIEAMDESCLRVRIETKVAPGCHYEVKRMLNLLLVEGFNAHNLEIPYPKSVELAPPEPIPPQEGKVAA
- a CDS encoding imm11 family protein → MVSDLPPDPRFFVLEADVWGPLDTQFDKAGAVNRGDAPRCPQCGEPIGLLTWLPPYRVELELHGQGFGDFAAGPGNDVLISERFAQAFRAEGLTGLLGFHTVEVVRARRKRKGPKPGAVPAYVVVSPGFGRAAVDEVRSHLRHKKPMTCAECRYSSLDSIHGFVLEPGTWQGEDVFRPRGLQGDIVVSERFAALVKRHGFTNMKLIPTEEYIWDPARKGPPAARSAAPP
- a CDS encoding Wall-associated protein precursor → MGRMKDAGLFRLLCLWVVLLSLATGCSSGAHSTASRLADTSQPTDASQPIYLAQVSCWDTESCCIWRDPLTAANRCMVTPTRIAEVLNGVKTLHGATQARAATLKDQAQDEEDARFSEAAEAEGESAPEPPDCQGQNHHVISRPIAKALEEHPTLRGLYEPRDERYVAKAKDKESHCGYQKWHRDVDLEIIRWLSRESRATPAEFMAKLREIYNREDMLKRFPHGFGPAT
- a CDS encoding L-serine ammonia-lyase; amino-acid sequence: MAVSVFDLFKIGIGPSSSHTVGPMRAARTFALQLREEGKLERLARLKVELFGSLGATGKGHGSDKAVLLGLQGETPEGVDVESIPARVSRWQSEGRVSVLGLREVPFREGEQLVLHRRRTLPYHPNGMRFSAWDASGAELSVRVYYSVGGGFVVNEGAEQGQPPLREDETRQRFPFRLASELLAHCDRERLSISAVMLENEKVWRSEADIRSGLLRVWDVMQACVKRGCATSGILPGGLKVERRAAKLYQRLLSRPEAGLTNPLTVLDWVNLYALAVNEENAAGGRVVTAPTNGAAGIIPAVLHYYWRFVPGADEGGVVRFLLTAAAIGVLYKENASISGAEVGCQGEVGSACSMAAGALTEVLGGTPLQVENAAEIAMEHNLGLTCDPIGGLVQVPCIERNAMASVKAINAARMALSGDGTHFVSLDKVIKTMRDTGRDMKDKYKETARGGLAVNVLEVSNLSVGLPEC
- a CDS encoding NADPH-dependent FMN reductase, which gives rise to MVKIYVVAGSVRPGRFNIQPATWIYELAKKRTDFETELIDLAEVKLPFLDEPTPPAQHKYSHEHTKKWSATIEAGDGFIFVTPEYNHSFSPVLKNAIDYLFVEWNYKPVSFVSYGSLAGGSRAVEHLRGVAAEVKMYDLREQILLPNYWEHLDAQGQYQFNDKHVAAANGIFDSLSFWAAKMKEARKELAQKKK
- a CDS encoding YebC/PmpR family DNA-binding transcriptional regulator yields the protein MGRIFETRKSTMMARWNKMAKLFTRISKDIAIAVKAGGPNPDTNPTLRRALQNARAGNMPKDKVEAAIKRASGQDSKAYEVVLYEGYGPHGIAILVETATDNVVRTVANVRMHLKDGGGNLATSGSVSYLFQRMGVFRLAPEGLDLDTLELELIDHGLQEMGEGTGEKGEKQIIIRCAFNDFGQLQSAIEARGLHPLSVESEYIAQNLIELPEDKANEVLEVVDALEQDEDVQRVFHNLG